Proteins from a genomic interval of Ciona intestinalis chromosome 9, KH, whole genome shotgun sequence:
- the LOC100178369 gene encoding armadillo repeat-containing protein 3 isoform X3, producing MGKKVKKEVEAPPKDVFDPLNFESKKTGTVVLMLKSDEEEVLAKACEAIYRFADKCEENKLMLLELGAMESLIRLINHEEKMVKRYACMAFGVMAGHADVRRYLRKTDAIPSAIQLLGDEDDVCNEFASLFLSHMSGDFSSKLSIGQSEGVEPLINLLASPDPDVQKNSLQAICNLVQDFQSRTAVRELGGIPSLLESLKSEYAVIQGLGLSTLASVTQDGESRAVVRENEGLELLVDFLGNKDYDDLHVHALSVLSNCLEDTESLDDIRSTGGLESLLSFATEASTSPEVQANTARALSRAAKNVENGKILHEQEAEKTLITMTGSESDIVRIAACQAIATLSNNLAAKDAFGKSEGIPPLINLLSAENPMVREAATLALANLTLTNTNNANEVLTSGGVEQLLSLLQFNKESVVINSAACLINMAQDLTIRNDIFKRGIVASLTEPLKSKSPRVQSKIAQAVSTFVTGAEARSEICQHGGLEPLVQLVKSGDADVRRNASCALLLCCADPPTAAAISKLGGLEILQEINSSEQRCNNFSVAAFEKLLDSNLPAKYSLTGRLASHNIITDGFYDAGQLRPESKFFTLDEISKQEVNQKRPILLVNCKATDVEEEELEGDLDNRPTESQLSMDGTEPGVCSEALNSPAVARSPAPNVKSQDDSSEKGSRVSSKASYTRRKKKDKEALMREEAERIRAEKEDGVYHPPVDNVLQSYFDNVTKYILPMPSTREQIVALAQFVVDKMGGEIDRGKMSDFSWELHIAELKYDLKSNIIPIGKIQYGIHYHRALLYKVLADKIGVPCSLVRGEYNRAWNEVTIAASLEKGAARYPPTRYIIDLMHDTGKLIRTDSPEAVQYKSI from the exons ATGGgaaagaaagttaaaaaagaagTAGAAGCCCCACCGAAAGatgtg TTTGATCCACTTAATTTTGAGAGTAAGAAAACTGGAACAGTGGTTTTGATGCTAAAATCGGACGAGGAAGAAGTACTGGCCAAAGCATGTGAAGCAATTTACAGATTTGCAGATAAAT GTGAAGAAAATAAACTGATGTTACTTGAGCTTGGAGCCATGGAGTCTTTGATACGGTTAATTAATCATGAGGAAAAAATGGTGAAACGATATGCGTGTATGGCGTTTGGAGTCATGGCTGGCCATG ctGATGTGCGCAGATATTTAAGAAAAACAGATGCTATTCCATCAGCTATACAACTGCTTGGTGATG AGGACGATGTATGCAATGAATTTGCGAGCCTTTTTCTATCTCATATGTCGGGTGACTTCTCAAGCAAACTAAGCATTGGACAATCAGAAGGAGTTGAACCTCTCATTAATCTTCTCGCATCACCTGATCCCGATGTTCAGAAGAATTCACTGCAAGCGATCTGCAATCTTGTTCAG GATTTTCAAAGTCGAACAGCGGTCCGAGAGCTTGGTGGTATCCCGTCGTTGTTGGAATCACTTAAGTCTGAATATGCTGTTATACAAGGCCTTGGTCTCTCAACATTAGCATCTGTAACTCAAGATG GTGAATCAAGAGCAGTGGTTCGTGAGAATGAAGGCTTGGAGCTTCTTGTGGATTTTCTTggaaataaa gattATGATGACCTGCATGTTCATGCTCTCTCTGTTCTATCAAACTGTTTGGAGGACACAGAGTCTTTGGATGACATCCGTAGTACTGGAGGATTAGAGAGTTTGTTATCTTTTGCAACTGAAGCATCCACATCACCAGAGGTGCAAGCCAACACTGCGCGTGCATTGTCGAGAGCTGCAAAGAATG TTGAGAATGGGAAGATCCTTCATGAACAAGAAGCGGAGAAGACTCTCATCACTATGACGGGATCAGAATCAGATATTGTTCGAATCGCTGCCTGTCAAGCCATTGCAACACTGTCCAATAACTTGGCTGCAAAAGATGCATTTGGAAAATCAG aggGTATACCCCCGCTTATAAACCTGTTATCAGCGGAAAACCCAATGGTGCGTGAAGCAGCTACGCTCGCCCTCGCAAACCTGACCCTTACCAACACCAACAATGCTAA TGAAGTGTTAACATCTGGTGGAGTTGAACAACTTCTATCTCTACTTCAATTCAACAAGGAGTCAGTTGTTATCAATTCAGCTGCTTGCCTTATCAACATGGCACAAGATCTTACTATCAG AAACGACATATTCAAGCGAGGAATAGTTGCTTCCCTAACTGAACCACTCAAATCTAAGAGTCCTCGAGTGCAAAGTAAAATAGCACAAGCTGTCTCCACTTTTGTAACTGGTGCTGAAGCAAGGTCTGAG ATTTGCCAACATGGTGGATTGGAACCGCTGGTTCAACTGGTAAAATCTGGTGATGCTGACGTAAGAAGAAACGCATCTTGTGCATTACTTCTGTGTTGTGCTGACCCACCAACTGCTGCAGCCATTTCAAAACTTGG AGGTCTTGAAATTCTTCAGGAGATAAATTCTTCTGAACAACGCTGTAACAACTTTAGTGTGGCTGCCTTTGAAAAGTTGCTTGACAGCAATCTGCCAGCGAAGTACAGCTTAACAGGCCGTCTTGCTTCACATAATATTATAACGGATGGTTTCTATGATGCTGGCCAG CTGCGACCGGAAAGTAAGTTTTTCACTCTGGACGAAATTTCGAAACAGGAAGTCAATCAAAAAAGACCAATTCTCCTGGTTAACTGTAAAGCCACAGACGT GGAAGAGGAAGAGCTGGAGGGAGATTTGGACAATCGTCCAACAGAGTCCCAGCTTAGTATGGATGGCACGGAGCCAGGTGTGTGTTCGGAGGCCCTGAACTCCCCTGCCGTGGCCCGGAGCCCTGCCCCCAA tGTTAAATCTCAAGATGATTCTTCTGAAAAAGGAAGCAGAGTCAGTTCCAAGGCATCTTATACAAGAAG aaaaaagaaagacAAGGAAGCACTGATGCGTGAAGAAGCTGAGAGAATTCGAGCAGAAAAAGAAG ATGGTGTCTATCACCCTCCAGTGGACAATGTGTTGCAGAGCTATTTCGATAATGTGACCAAATATATTCTCCCAATGCCCtcaacaagagagcaaattGTGGCCTTGGCGCA ATTTGTGGTTGATAAAATGGGTGGCGAGATCGACCGGGGTAAAATGTCGGACTTTAGTTGGGAGCTTCATATCGCTGAGTTGAAGTATGACCTCAAATCAAACATCATTCCAATCGGGAAGATTCAATATGGAATTCATTACCACAGAGCTTTATTGTACAAG GTGCTGGCTGATAAAATTGGTGTACCATGCTCACTGGTGCGCGGAGAGTACAATAGGGCGTGGAATGAAGTAACGATCGCTGCCTCGCTTGAAAAAGGAGCAGCTCGGTACCCTCCAACGCGCTACATCATTGATTTGATGCACGATACAGGAAAGCTGATAAGAACAGACAGCCCTGAAGCTGTCCAGTACAAATCAATCTAA
- the LOC100178369 gene encoding armadillo repeat-containing protein 3 isoform X2, with amino-acid sequence MGKKVKKEVEAPPKDVFDPLNFESKKTGTVVLMLKSDEEEVLAKACEAIYRFADKCEENKLMLLELGAMESLIRLINHEEKMVKRYACMAFGVMAGHADVRRYLRKTDAIPSAIQLLGDEDDVCNEFASLFLSHMSGDFSSKLSIGQSEGVEPLINLLASPDPDVQKNSLQAICNLVQDFQSRTAVRELGGIPSLLESLKSEYAVIQGLGLSTLASVTQDGESRAVVRENEGLELLVDFLGNKDYDDLHVHALSVLSNCLEDTESLDDIRSTGGLESLLSFATEASTSPEVQANTARALSRAAKNVENGKILHEQEAEKTLITMTGSESDIVRIAACQAIATLSNNLAAKDAFGKSEGIPPLINLLSAENPMVREAATLALANLTLTNTNNANEVLTSGGVEQLLSLLQFNKESVVINSAACLINMAQDLTIRNDIFKRGIVASLTEPLKSKSPRVQSKIAQAVSTFVTGAEARSEICQHGGLEPLVQLVKSGDADVRRNASCALLLCCADPPTAAAISKLGGLEILQEINSSEQRCNNFSVAAFEKLLDSNLPAKYSLTGRLASHNIITDGFYDAGQLRPESKFFTLDEISKQEVNQKRPILLVNCKATDVEEEELEGDLDNRPTESQLSMDGTEPGVCSEALNSPAVARSPAPNVKSQDDSSEKGSRVSSKASYTRRKKKDKEALMREEAERIRAEKEAIRLKALQIEQELQKQLANGVYHPPVDNVLQSYFDNVTKYILPMPSTREQIVALAQFVVDKMGGEIDRGKMSDFSWELHIAELKYDLKSNIIPIGKIQYGIHYHRALLYKVLADKIGVPCSLVRGEYNRAWNEVTIAASLEKGAARYPPTRYIIDLMHDTGKLIRTDSPEAVQYKSI; translated from the exons ATGGgaaagaaagttaaaaaagaagTAGAAGCCCCACCGAAAGatgtg TTTGATCCACTTAATTTTGAGAGTAAGAAAACTGGAACAGTGGTTTTGATGCTAAAATCGGACGAGGAAGAAGTACTGGCCAAAGCATGTGAAGCAATTTACAGATTTGCAGATAAAT GTGAAGAAAATAAACTGATGTTACTTGAGCTTGGAGCCATGGAGTCTTTGATACGGTTAATTAATCATGAGGAAAAAATGGTGAAACGATATGCGTGTATGGCGTTTGGAGTCATGGCTGGCCATG ctGATGTGCGCAGATATTTAAGAAAAACAGATGCTATTCCATCAGCTATACAACTGCTTGGTGATG AGGACGATGTATGCAATGAATTTGCGAGCCTTTTTCTATCTCATATGTCGGGTGACTTCTCAAGCAAACTAAGCATTGGACAATCAGAAGGAGTTGAACCTCTCATTAATCTTCTCGCATCACCTGATCCCGATGTTCAGAAGAATTCACTGCAAGCGATCTGCAATCTTGTTCAG GATTTTCAAAGTCGAACAGCGGTCCGAGAGCTTGGTGGTATCCCGTCGTTGTTGGAATCACTTAAGTCTGAATATGCTGTTATACAAGGCCTTGGTCTCTCAACATTAGCATCTGTAACTCAAGATG GTGAATCAAGAGCAGTGGTTCGTGAGAATGAAGGCTTGGAGCTTCTTGTGGATTTTCTTggaaataaa gattATGATGACCTGCATGTTCATGCTCTCTCTGTTCTATCAAACTGTTTGGAGGACACAGAGTCTTTGGATGACATCCGTAGTACTGGAGGATTAGAGAGTTTGTTATCTTTTGCAACTGAAGCATCCACATCACCAGAGGTGCAAGCCAACACTGCGCGTGCATTGTCGAGAGCTGCAAAGAATG TTGAGAATGGGAAGATCCTTCATGAACAAGAAGCGGAGAAGACTCTCATCACTATGACGGGATCAGAATCAGATATTGTTCGAATCGCTGCCTGTCAAGCCATTGCAACACTGTCCAATAACTTGGCTGCAAAAGATGCATTTGGAAAATCAG aggGTATACCCCCGCTTATAAACCTGTTATCAGCGGAAAACCCAATGGTGCGTGAAGCAGCTACGCTCGCCCTCGCAAACCTGACCCTTACCAACACCAACAATGCTAA TGAAGTGTTAACATCTGGTGGAGTTGAACAACTTCTATCTCTACTTCAATTCAACAAGGAGTCAGTTGTTATCAATTCAGCTGCTTGCCTTATCAACATGGCACAAGATCTTACTATCAG AAACGACATATTCAAGCGAGGAATAGTTGCTTCCCTAACTGAACCACTCAAATCTAAGAGTCCTCGAGTGCAAAGTAAAATAGCACAAGCTGTCTCCACTTTTGTAACTGGTGCTGAAGCAAGGTCTGAG ATTTGCCAACATGGTGGATTGGAACCGCTGGTTCAACTGGTAAAATCTGGTGATGCTGACGTAAGAAGAAACGCATCTTGTGCATTACTTCTGTGTTGTGCTGACCCACCAACTGCTGCAGCCATTTCAAAACTTGG AGGTCTTGAAATTCTTCAGGAGATAAATTCTTCTGAACAACGCTGTAACAACTTTAGTGTGGCTGCCTTTGAAAAGTTGCTTGACAGCAATCTGCCAGCGAAGTACAGCTTAACAGGCCGTCTTGCTTCACATAATATTATAACGGATGGTTTCTATGATGCTGGCCAG CTGCGACCGGAAAGTAAGTTTTTCACTCTGGACGAAATTTCGAAACAGGAAGTCAATCAAAAAAGACCAATTCTCCTGGTTAACTGTAAAGCCACAGACGT GGAAGAGGAAGAGCTGGAGGGAGATTTGGACAATCGTCCAACAGAGTCCCAGCTTAGTATGGATGGCACGGAGCCAGGTGTGTGTTCGGAGGCCCTGAACTCCCCTGCCGTGGCCCGGAGCCCTGCCCCCAA tGTTAAATCTCAAGATGATTCTTCTGAAAAAGGAAGCAGAGTCAGTTCCAAGGCATCTTATACAAGAAG aaaaaagaaagacAAGGAAGCACTGATGCGTGAAGAAGCTGAGAGAATTCGAGCAGAAAAAGAAG cgattcgacTAAAAGCGCTTCAAATAGAACAGGAATTGCAAAAGCAGCTCGCAA ATGGTGTCTATCACCCTCCAGTGGACAATGTGTTGCAGAGCTATTTCGATAATGTGACCAAATATATTCTCCCAATGCCCtcaacaagagagcaaattGTGGCCTTGGCGCA ATTTGTGGTTGATAAAATGGGTGGCGAGATCGACCGGGGTAAAATGTCGGACTTTAGTTGGGAGCTTCATATCGCTGAGTTGAAGTATGACCTCAAATCAAACATCATTCCAATCGGGAAGATTCAATATGGAATTCATTACCACAGAGCTTTATTGTACAAG GTGCTGGCTGATAAAATTGGTGTACCATGCTCACTGGTGCGCGGAGAGTACAATAGGGCGTGGAATGAAGTAACGATCGCTGCCTCGCTTGAAAAAGGAGCAGCTCGGTACCCTCCAACGCGCTACATCATTGATTTGATGCACGATACAGGAAAGCTGATAAGAACAGACAGCCCTGAAGCTGTCCAGTACAAATCAATCTAA
- the LOC100178369 gene encoding armadillo repeat-containing protein 3 isoform X1: protein MGKKVKKEVEAPPKDVFDPLNFESKKTGTVVLMLKSDEEEVLAKACEAIYRFADKCEENKLMLLELGAMESLIRLINHEEKMVKRYACMAFGVMAGHADVRRYLRKTDAIPSAIQLLGDEDDVCNEFASLFLSHMSGDFSSKLSIGQSEGVEPLINLLASPDPDVQKNSLQAICNLVQDFQSRTAVRELGGIPSLLESLKSEYAVIQGLGLSTLASVTQDGESRAVVRENEGLELLVDFLGNKDYDDLHVHALSVLSNCLEDTESLDDIRSTGGLESLLSFATEASTSPEVQANTARALSRAAKNVENGKILHEQEAEKTLITMTGSESDIVRIAACQAIATLSNNLAAKDAFGKSEGIPPLINLLSAENPMVREAATLALANLTLTNTNNANEVLTSGGVEQLLSLLQFNKESVVINSAACLINMAQDLTIRNDIFKRGIVASLTEPLKSKSPRVQSKIAQAVSTFVTGAEARSEICQHGGLEPLVQLVKSGDADVRRNASCALLLCCADPPTAAAISKLGGLEILQEINSSEQRCNNFSVAAFEKLLDSNLPAKYSLTGRLASHNIITDGFYDAGQLRPESKFFTLDEISKQEVNQKRPILLVNCKATDVEEEELEGDLDNRPTESQLSMDGTEPGVCSEALNSPAVARSPAPNVKSQDDSSEKGSRVSSKASYTRRKKKDKEALMREEAERIRAEKEAIRLKALQIEQELQKQLASKDGVYHPPVDNVLQSYFDNVTKYILPMPSTREQIVALAQFVVDKMGGEIDRGKMSDFSWELHIAELKYDLKSNIIPIGKIQYGIHYHRALLYKVLADKIGVPCSLVRGEYNRAWNEVTIAASLEKGAARYPPTRYIIDLMHDTGKLIRTDSPEAVQYKSI from the exons ATGGgaaagaaagttaaaaaagaagTAGAAGCCCCACCGAAAGatgtg TTTGATCCACTTAATTTTGAGAGTAAGAAAACTGGAACAGTGGTTTTGATGCTAAAATCGGACGAGGAAGAAGTACTGGCCAAAGCATGTGAAGCAATTTACAGATTTGCAGATAAAT GTGAAGAAAATAAACTGATGTTACTTGAGCTTGGAGCCATGGAGTCTTTGATACGGTTAATTAATCATGAGGAAAAAATGGTGAAACGATATGCGTGTATGGCGTTTGGAGTCATGGCTGGCCATG ctGATGTGCGCAGATATTTAAGAAAAACAGATGCTATTCCATCAGCTATACAACTGCTTGGTGATG AGGACGATGTATGCAATGAATTTGCGAGCCTTTTTCTATCTCATATGTCGGGTGACTTCTCAAGCAAACTAAGCATTGGACAATCAGAAGGAGTTGAACCTCTCATTAATCTTCTCGCATCACCTGATCCCGATGTTCAGAAGAATTCACTGCAAGCGATCTGCAATCTTGTTCAG GATTTTCAAAGTCGAACAGCGGTCCGAGAGCTTGGTGGTATCCCGTCGTTGTTGGAATCACTTAAGTCTGAATATGCTGTTATACAAGGCCTTGGTCTCTCAACATTAGCATCTGTAACTCAAGATG GTGAATCAAGAGCAGTGGTTCGTGAGAATGAAGGCTTGGAGCTTCTTGTGGATTTTCTTggaaataaa gattATGATGACCTGCATGTTCATGCTCTCTCTGTTCTATCAAACTGTTTGGAGGACACAGAGTCTTTGGATGACATCCGTAGTACTGGAGGATTAGAGAGTTTGTTATCTTTTGCAACTGAAGCATCCACATCACCAGAGGTGCAAGCCAACACTGCGCGTGCATTGTCGAGAGCTGCAAAGAATG TTGAGAATGGGAAGATCCTTCATGAACAAGAAGCGGAGAAGACTCTCATCACTATGACGGGATCAGAATCAGATATTGTTCGAATCGCTGCCTGTCAAGCCATTGCAACACTGTCCAATAACTTGGCTGCAAAAGATGCATTTGGAAAATCAG aggGTATACCCCCGCTTATAAACCTGTTATCAGCGGAAAACCCAATGGTGCGTGAAGCAGCTACGCTCGCCCTCGCAAACCTGACCCTTACCAACACCAACAATGCTAA TGAAGTGTTAACATCTGGTGGAGTTGAACAACTTCTATCTCTACTTCAATTCAACAAGGAGTCAGTTGTTATCAATTCAGCTGCTTGCCTTATCAACATGGCACAAGATCTTACTATCAG AAACGACATATTCAAGCGAGGAATAGTTGCTTCCCTAACTGAACCACTCAAATCTAAGAGTCCTCGAGTGCAAAGTAAAATAGCACAAGCTGTCTCCACTTTTGTAACTGGTGCTGAAGCAAGGTCTGAG ATTTGCCAACATGGTGGATTGGAACCGCTGGTTCAACTGGTAAAATCTGGTGATGCTGACGTAAGAAGAAACGCATCTTGTGCATTACTTCTGTGTTGTGCTGACCCACCAACTGCTGCAGCCATTTCAAAACTTGG AGGTCTTGAAATTCTTCAGGAGATAAATTCTTCTGAACAACGCTGTAACAACTTTAGTGTGGCTGCCTTTGAAAAGTTGCTTGACAGCAATCTGCCAGCGAAGTACAGCTTAACAGGCCGTCTTGCTTCACATAATATTATAACGGATGGTTTCTATGATGCTGGCCAG CTGCGACCGGAAAGTAAGTTTTTCACTCTGGACGAAATTTCGAAACAGGAAGTCAATCAAAAAAGACCAATTCTCCTGGTTAACTGTAAAGCCACAGACGT GGAAGAGGAAGAGCTGGAGGGAGATTTGGACAATCGTCCAACAGAGTCCCAGCTTAGTATGGATGGCACGGAGCCAGGTGTGTGTTCGGAGGCCCTGAACTCCCCTGCCGTGGCCCGGAGCCCTGCCCCCAA tGTTAAATCTCAAGATGATTCTTCTGAAAAAGGAAGCAGAGTCAGTTCCAAGGCATCTTATACAAGAAG aaaaaagaaagacAAGGAAGCACTGATGCGTGAAGAAGCTGAGAGAATTCGAGCAGAAAAAGAAG cgattcgacTAAAAGCGCTTCAAATAGAACAGGAATTGCAAAAGCAGCTCGCAAGTAAAG ATGGTGTCTATCACCCTCCAGTGGACAATGTGTTGCAGAGCTATTTCGATAATGTGACCAAATATATTCTCCCAATGCCCtcaacaagagagcaaattGTGGCCTTGGCGCA ATTTGTGGTTGATAAAATGGGTGGCGAGATCGACCGGGGTAAAATGTCGGACTTTAGTTGGGAGCTTCATATCGCTGAGTTGAAGTATGACCTCAAATCAAACATCATTCCAATCGGGAAGATTCAATATGGAATTCATTACCACAGAGCTTTATTGTACAAG GTGCTGGCTGATAAAATTGGTGTACCATGCTCACTGGTGCGCGGAGAGTACAATAGGGCGTGGAATGAAGTAACGATCGCTGCCTCGCTTGAAAAAGGAGCAGCTCGGTACCCTCCAACGCGCTACATCATTGATTTGATGCACGATACAGGAAAGCTGATAAGAACAGACAGCCCTGAAGCTGTCCAGTACAAATCAATCTAA
- the LOC100178369 gene encoding armadillo repeat-containing protein 3 isoform X5, which translates to MGKKVKKEVEAPPKDVFDPLNFESKKTGTVVLMLKSDEEEVLAKACEAIYRFADKCEENKLMLLELGAMESLIRLINHEEKMVKRYACMAFGVMAGHADVRRYLRKTDAIPSAIQLLGDEDDVCNEFASLFLSHMSGDFSSKLSIGQSEGVEPLINLLASPDPDVQKNSLQAICNLVQDFQSRTAVRELGGIPSLLESLKSEYAVIQGLGLSTLASVTQDGESRAVVRENEGLELLVDFLGNKDYDDLHVHALSVLSNCLEDTESLDDIRSTGGLESLLSFATEASTSPEVQANTARALSRAAKNVENGKILHEQEAEKTLITMTGSESDIVRIAACQAIATLSNNLAAKDAFGKSEGIPPLINLLSAENPMVREAATLALANLTLTNTNNANEVLTSGGVEQLLSLLQFNKESVVINSAACLINMAQDLTIRNDIFKRGIVASLTEPLKSKSPRVQSKIAQAVSTFVTGAEARSEICQHGGLEPLVQLVKSGDADVRRNASCALLLCCADPPTAAAISKLGGLEILQEINSSEQRCNNFSVAAFEKLLDSNLPAKYSLTGRLASHNIITDGFYDAGQLRPESKFFTLDEISKQEVNQKRPILLVNCKATDVVKSQDDSSEKGSRVSSKASYTRRKKKDKEALMREEAERIRAEKEDGVYHPPVDNVLQSYFDNVTKYILPMPSTREQIVALAQFVVDKMGGEIDRGKMSDFSWELHIAELKYDLKSNIIPIGKIQYGIHYHRALLYKVLADKIGVPCSLVRGEYNRAWNEVTIAASLEKGAARYPPTRYIIDLMHDTGKLIRTDSPEAVQYKSI; encoded by the exons ATGGgaaagaaagttaaaaaagaagTAGAAGCCCCACCGAAAGatgtg TTTGATCCACTTAATTTTGAGAGTAAGAAAACTGGAACAGTGGTTTTGATGCTAAAATCGGACGAGGAAGAAGTACTGGCCAAAGCATGTGAAGCAATTTACAGATTTGCAGATAAAT GTGAAGAAAATAAACTGATGTTACTTGAGCTTGGAGCCATGGAGTCTTTGATACGGTTAATTAATCATGAGGAAAAAATGGTGAAACGATATGCGTGTATGGCGTTTGGAGTCATGGCTGGCCATG ctGATGTGCGCAGATATTTAAGAAAAACAGATGCTATTCCATCAGCTATACAACTGCTTGGTGATG AGGACGATGTATGCAATGAATTTGCGAGCCTTTTTCTATCTCATATGTCGGGTGACTTCTCAAGCAAACTAAGCATTGGACAATCAGAAGGAGTTGAACCTCTCATTAATCTTCTCGCATCACCTGATCCCGATGTTCAGAAGAATTCACTGCAAGCGATCTGCAATCTTGTTCAG GATTTTCAAAGTCGAACAGCGGTCCGAGAGCTTGGTGGTATCCCGTCGTTGTTGGAATCACTTAAGTCTGAATATGCTGTTATACAAGGCCTTGGTCTCTCAACATTAGCATCTGTAACTCAAGATG GTGAATCAAGAGCAGTGGTTCGTGAGAATGAAGGCTTGGAGCTTCTTGTGGATTTTCTTggaaataaa gattATGATGACCTGCATGTTCATGCTCTCTCTGTTCTATCAAACTGTTTGGAGGACACAGAGTCTTTGGATGACATCCGTAGTACTGGAGGATTAGAGAGTTTGTTATCTTTTGCAACTGAAGCATCCACATCACCAGAGGTGCAAGCCAACACTGCGCGTGCATTGTCGAGAGCTGCAAAGAATG TTGAGAATGGGAAGATCCTTCATGAACAAGAAGCGGAGAAGACTCTCATCACTATGACGGGATCAGAATCAGATATTGTTCGAATCGCTGCCTGTCAAGCCATTGCAACACTGTCCAATAACTTGGCTGCAAAAGATGCATTTGGAAAATCAG aggGTATACCCCCGCTTATAAACCTGTTATCAGCGGAAAACCCAATGGTGCGTGAAGCAGCTACGCTCGCCCTCGCAAACCTGACCCTTACCAACACCAACAATGCTAA TGAAGTGTTAACATCTGGTGGAGTTGAACAACTTCTATCTCTACTTCAATTCAACAAGGAGTCAGTTGTTATCAATTCAGCTGCTTGCCTTATCAACATGGCACAAGATCTTACTATCAG AAACGACATATTCAAGCGAGGAATAGTTGCTTCCCTAACTGAACCACTCAAATCTAAGAGTCCTCGAGTGCAAAGTAAAATAGCACAAGCTGTCTCCACTTTTGTAACTGGTGCTGAAGCAAGGTCTGAG ATTTGCCAACATGGTGGATTGGAACCGCTGGTTCAACTGGTAAAATCTGGTGATGCTGACGTAAGAAGAAACGCATCTTGTGCATTACTTCTGTGTTGTGCTGACCCACCAACTGCTGCAGCCATTTCAAAACTTGG AGGTCTTGAAATTCTTCAGGAGATAAATTCTTCTGAACAACGCTGTAACAACTTTAGTGTGGCTGCCTTTGAAAAGTTGCTTGACAGCAATCTGCCAGCGAAGTACAGCTTAACAGGCCGTCTTGCTTCACATAATATTATAACGGATGGTTTCTATGATGCTGGCCAG CTGCGACCGGAAAGTAAGTTTTTCACTCTGGACGAAATTTCGAAACAGGAAGTCAATCAAAAAAGACCAATTCTCCTGGTTAACTGTAAAGCCACAGACGT tGTTAAATCTCAAGATGATTCTTCTGAAAAAGGAAGCAGAGTCAGTTCCAAGGCATCTTATACAAGAAG aaaaaagaaagacAAGGAAGCACTGATGCGTGAAGAAGCTGAGAGAATTCGAGCAGAAAAAGAAG ATGGTGTCTATCACCCTCCAGTGGACAATGTGTTGCAGAGCTATTTCGATAATGTGACCAAATATATTCTCCCAATGCCCtcaacaagagagcaaattGTGGCCTTGGCGCA ATTTGTGGTTGATAAAATGGGTGGCGAGATCGACCGGGGTAAAATGTCGGACTTTAGTTGGGAGCTTCATATCGCTGAGTTGAAGTATGACCTCAAATCAAACATCATTCCAATCGGGAAGATTCAATATGGAATTCATTACCACAGAGCTTTATTGTACAAG GTGCTGGCTGATAAAATTGGTGTACCATGCTCACTGGTGCGCGGAGAGTACAATAGGGCGTGGAATGAAGTAACGATCGCTGCCTCGCTTGAAAAAGGAGCAGCTCGGTACCCTCCAACGCGCTACATCATTGATTTGATGCACGATACAGGAAAGCTGATAAGAACAGACAGCCCTGAAGCTGTCCAGTACAAATCAATCTAA